The proteins below are encoded in one region of Limnochorda pilosa:
- a CDS encoding HD domain-containing protein: MDAQPRVPAVDPARFAEAVRFALAAHGDQRRKGSPVPYVTHPVAVAGILAQYGYPEPVVLAAVLHDVLEDTAVTAPEIEERFGRRVLDLVEAVTEVKVRDGRPVPWEERKAEQLQHLRDTGDLEAVGLKAADVLNNVASIVRDLRVHGPSTWSRFRRGPAHQLQYYRILSDTVGDRLGSHPLARELQEQVELLHLEAARAAGGAAPP; the protein is encoded by the coding sequence ATGGACGCGCAGCCCAGAGTCCCCGCCGTGGACCCCGCCCGGTTCGCCGAGGCGGTGCGGTTCGCCCTGGCCGCCCACGGAGATCAACGCCGCAAGGGCTCGCCGGTTCCGTATGTCACCCATCCGGTAGCCGTGGCGGGCATCCTGGCCCAGTACGGCTATCCCGAGCCCGTGGTCCTGGCGGCGGTCCTGCACGACGTCTTGGAAGACACCGCGGTTACCGCACCCGAGATCGAGGAACGCTTCGGTCGTCGGGTCCTGGATCTCGTGGAGGCGGTGACCGAGGTGAAGGTGCGGGATGGGCGCCCCGTGCCCTGGGAGGAACGAAAGGCCGAGCAGCTCCAGCACCTGCGGGATACGGGCGACCTGGAAGCCGTGGGCTTGAAAGCCGCCGACGTCCTGAACAACGTGGCCTCCATCGTCAGGGACCTGCGGGTCCATGGTCCGTCCACGTGGAGCCGCTTCCGCCGGGGTCCCGCCCACCAGCTCCAGTACTACCGGATCCTCTCCGACACCGTGGGCGATCGGCTCGGAAGCCACCCCCTTGCACGGGAGCTCCAGGAGCAGGTGGAGCTCCTTCACCTGGAGGCGGCTAGGGCCGCAGGGGGTGCCGCGCCGCCTTGA
- a CDS encoding MarR family winged helix-turn-helix transcriptional regulator: protein MTRTTQRSTQGDQTTELLIQLDEAWTRLSRRIAGDLQQELPTTVPAGQAYLLRLLGRRGELRMSDLSTHLGATLSGCTALVDRAVEAGWVARNRDEDDRRVVWVRLTPAGEALLADLKARRAALLARYLKTLRPEELEEFVRLLKRVAGSLDDPEEAAQPEPRCGKDGGA, encoded by the coding sequence ATGACCAGGACCACTCAACGATCCACTCAAGGCGATCAGACCACCGAGCTCCTCATACAACTGGACGAGGCCTGGACGCGGCTCAGCCGCCGGATCGCGGGCGACCTGCAGCAAGAGCTCCCCACGACGGTCCCGGCCGGCCAGGCGTACCTCCTCCGGCTCCTGGGGAGGCGCGGTGAGCTCCGCATGTCGGACCTGTCCACCCACCTGGGCGCCACCCTGAGCGGGTGCACCGCCCTGGTAGACCGGGCGGTGGAGGCCGGCTGGGTGGCCCGCAACCGCGACGAGGACGATCGCCGGGTGGTCTGGGTGCGACTCACGCCCGCCGGGGAGGCACTCCTTGCAGACCTGAAAGCCCGCCGGGCCGCCCTTCTGGCCCGGTACCTGAAGACCCTCCGCCCTGAGGAGCTGGAGGAGTTCGTACGCCTCTTGAAGCGGGTGGCCGGTTCGCTGGACGATCCCGAGGAGGCCGCCCAGCCCGAGCCGAGGTGCGGAAAGGATGGGGGCGCGTGA
- a CDS encoding MDR family MFS transporter, translated as MDGSVGRVRARAGAGARAGEGSAVQTTNRITGARRWWALGAVLVTMFFSSLDQTVVSTAMPVIIGELQGFSLYAWVFTAYMMASAITVPIYGKLSDVYGRKPFYVIGLSLFLLGSVASGAVRSMGQLIAARAFQGLGAGAMLSMPRATIGDIFNPRERGRWMGVISSVFGIASIVGPAVGGWITDNLGWRWVFYINLPVALLALGAVLYALPTVRTEHRARIDWTGSTLLVVGLVLLLLALTWAGVQYPWGSPRILGLFAGAFLFLGLFVAAERRAEEPVIAPELFRNRIFASTAAVALLISLGMFGSIMFLPLFVQGVLGETAQQSGHILTPMMLSFIGGSVVGGQLITRTGRYKLQAAVGALLMATGMYLLAKMGPTTAPGAVVRNVVIMGLGIGSVLPLLNVAVQNAFPYPLMGMVSATQQFVRSLGGIIAAPILGTVLVNTFSAELLQRMPTALRAAMAKLPAAERAALANPQGLINAETQAAIRARFAAFGSQGGELYHQFIEAVRGSLAAGTARLFAVGFIFAVLAVVSTLFLKEIRLKRDEFFTDPDQV; from the coding sequence ATGGATGGATCGGTGGGGCGCGTGCGGGCCCGGGCAGGTGCGGGGGCCCGAGCAGGGGAGGGGAGCGCGGTCCAGACCACCAACCGGATCACCGGCGCCCGCCGCTGGTGGGCGCTGGGTGCCGTGCTGGTCACCATGTTCTTCTCCTCGCTGGATCAGACGGTGGTCTCCACGGCCATGCCGGTGATCATCGGCGAGCTGCAGGGCTTCAGCCTGTACGCGTGGGTCTTCACCGCCTACATGATGGCCTCGGCCATCACGGTGCCCATCTACGGGAAGCTCTCCGACGTCTACGGCCGCAAGCCCTTCTACGTGATCGGGCTCTCCCTCTTCCTGCTGGGCTCGGTGGCCTCGGGGGCGGTGCGTTCCATGGGCCAGCTCATCGCCGCACGCGCCTTCCAGGGCCTGGGCGCCGGCGCCATGCTGAGCATGCCCCGGGCGACCATCGGCGACATCTTCAACCCCCGGGAGCGGGGGCGCTGGATGGGGGTCATCTCGTCGGTCTTCGGGATCGCGAGCATCGTGGGACCGGCGGTCGGAGGCTGGATCACCGATAACCTGGGCTGGCGCTGGGTCTTCTACATCAACCTACCCGTCGCGCTGCTGGCCCTGGGCGCGGTGCTCTATGCCCTGCCCACGGTTCGAACCGAGCACCGCGCCCGCATCGACTGGACGGGAAGCACCCTCTTGGTGGTCGGGCTGGTCCTGCTCCTCCTGGCCCTCACCTGGGCGGGGGTCCAGTATCCGTGGGGGTCGCCGCGCATCCTGGGCCTCTTCGCGGGCGCCTTTCTCTTCCTGGGGCTCTTCGTGGCGGCCGAACGACGGGCCGAAGAGCCCGTAATCGCGCCGGAGCTCTTCCGGAACCGCATCTTCGCTTCCACCGCGGCCGTGGCGCTCCTGATCTCCCTGGGCATGTTCGGCAGCATCATGTTCCTGCCGCTCTTCGTGCAGGGCGTGCTGGGCGAGACGGCGCAGCAGTCCGGCCACATCCTCACGCCCATGATGCTCAGCTTCATCGGGGGCAGCGTCGTGGGCGGGCAGCTCATCACCCGCACGGGCCGCTACAAGCTGCAGGCTGCAGTGGGGGCCCTGCTCATGGCCACCGGCATGTACCTCCTGGCGAAGATGGGCCCGACCACGGCGCCGGGCGCGGTGGTGCGGAACGTGGTCATCATGGGTCTGGGCATCGGCTCGGTGCTGCCGCTCCTGAACGTGGCCGTGCAGAATGCCTTCCCCTACCCGCTGATGGGCATGGTGAGCGCCACCCAGCAGTTCGTCCGCTCCCTGGGCGGGATCATCGCGGCTCCCATCCTGGGCACGGTGCTGGTGAACACCTTCTCGGCCGAGCTCCTTCAGCGCATGCCCACCGCGCTCCGGGCAGCCATGGCCAAGCTTCCGGCTGCCGAGCGGGCGGCGCTGGCCAACCCGCAGGGCCTCATCAACGCCGAGACCCAGGCCGCCATCCGGGCCCGCTTCGCGGCCTTCGGCTCCCAGGGGGGCGAGCTCTACCACCAGTTCATCGAGGCGGTGCGTGGCTCGCTGGCCGCGGGCACGGCCAGGCTCTTCGCCGTCGGCTTCATCTTCGCGGTGCTGGCGGTGGTGTCGACCCTGTTCCTCAAGGAGATCCGCCTGAAGCGTGACGAATTCTTCACCGATCCCGACCAGGTTTGA
- a CDS encoding GNAT family N-acetyltransferase has protein sequence MAFDDPILRDIPTAFETERLLIRAPRPGDGPELNAAVLESLDDLRPWMPWADHAPSLEESERNVRHAHVRFLAREDLRLHLFLKGTETLVGGSGLHRMDWRVPKFEIGYWCRTSFQGQGYVTEAVRGICSFAFEVLGARRLEIRCDPRNERSRRVAERAGFRLEGHLHNDTVDPSGWVRDTLIYGLLPEG, from the coding sequence GTGGCCTTTGACGACCCCATCCTGCGCGACATCCCCACCGCCTTCGAGACCGAGAGGCTGCTGATCCGGGCGCCCCGGCCGGGGGATGGGCCCGAGCTGAACGCCGCCGTCCTGGAGTCCCTCGACGACCTCCGTCCCTGGATGCCCTGGGCGGACCACGCGCCCAGCCTGGAGGAGTCGGAGAGGAACGTCCGCCATGCCCACGTGCGGTTCCTGGCCCGGGAGGACCTGCGCCTGCACCTCTTCCTGAAGGGTACGGAGACCCTGGTGGGCGGAAGCGGGCTGCACCGCATGGACTGGCGGGTGCCCAAGTTCGAGATCGGCTACTGGTGCCGGACTTCCTTCCAGGGCCAGGGTTACGTCACCGAGGCGGTCCGGGGCATCTGCAGCTTCGCCTTCGAGGTGCTGGGGGCCAGGCGGCTCGAGATCCGCTGTGACCCCCGCAACGAGCGGAGCCGGCGGGTGGCCGAGCGCGCCGGATTCCGGCTGGAGGGGCACCTGCACAACGACACCGTGGACCCGTCAGGCTGGGTGCGCGACACGCTGATCTACGGGTTGCTGCCCGAAGGGTAG
- the fdhD gene encoding formate dehydrogenase accessory sulfurtransferase FdhD, whose product MHAARGSTTRRRVLEVRPEAPRWRGDVLAVEEPMEIRLCPFGAQKPVRVAVTMRTPGHDFELAAGFLFTEGILASRDQVRFMSYCTDPELEGEQQYNVVNVFLRPGVALDPERFHRNFYTTSSCGVCGKAALETVHTRGIAPIPMGPLQLEADVVGRLGECLREAQRLFDQTGGLHAAGLFAADGTGQAVREDVGRHNATDKVIGHAFLEGRVPLSGSILVVSGRASFEIVQKAAVAGIPVVVAVSAPSSLACETAQAFGMTLVGFARGDRFNVYTGHERLRASRAEVTAGR is encoded by the coding sequence ATGCACGCGGCTCGAGGGAGCACCACCCGCAGGCGGGTGCTGGAAGTCCGGCCCGAAGCCCCTCGCTGGCGAGGCGACGTGCTGGCGGTGGAAGAACCCATGGAGATTCGCCTCTGCCCCTTTGGAGCCCAGAAGCCCGTGCGGGTGGCCGTCACCATGCGCACCCCAGGCCACGACTTCGAGCTCGCCGCCGGCTTCCTCTTCACCGAGGGCATCCTGGCCTCCCGAGACCAGGTCCGCTTCATGAGCTACTGCACCGACCCGGAGCTCGAAGGGGAGCAGCAGTACAACGTCGTGAACGTCTTCCTCCGGCCCGGCGTGGCCCTGGACCCGGAGCGGTTCCACCGCAACTTCTACACCACCTCGAGCTGCGGGGTGTGCGGCAAGGCCGCCCTGGAGACCGTCCACACCCGGGGCATCGCCCCGATCCCCATGGGCCCGCTGCAGTTGGAAGCGGATGTGGTTGGCCGGCTGGGCGAGTGCCTTCGCGAGGCCCAGCGTCTCTTCGACCAGACGGGCGGCCTGCACGCGGCGGGGCTCTTCGCCGCCGACGGCACGGGCCAGGCCGTGCGCGAGGACGTGGGCCGTCACAACGCCACCGACAAGGTCATCGGCCACGCCTTCCTCGAGGGGCGGGTGCCCCTCTCGGGCTCCATCCTCGTGGTGAGCGGGCGGGCCAGCTTCGAGATCGTGCAGAAGGCCGCGGTGGCGGGCATCCCCGTGGTGGTGGCGGTCTCGGCCCCATCGAGCCTGGCCTGCGAGACGGCCCAGGCGTTCGGCATGACCCTGGTGGGCTTCGCCCGGGGGGACCGCTTCAACGTGTACACGGGGCACGAGCGGCTTCGAGCCTCGCGGGCGGAGGTTACGGCCGGGCGCTGA
- a CDS encoding amino acid ABC transporter substrate-binding protein, whose amino-acid sequence MRKTLLLLSTLALALVITAWSASPAAAQGGILQKVKDRGRLVCGVNGGLPGFSNLESDGSWTGFDADYCRAIAAAVLGDRAAVEFVPLTAAERFVALQTGEVDVLIRNTTWTLIRDTQVGVDFAPTTFYDGQGFMVRKSEGVTDLDQLAGASICVTSGTTTELNLADTMRARGIDFTPVVFEEIDTVYNAYEQGRCDAVTSDKSQLAARRSVFANPDDHVILEATISKEPLGPVTVHGDNAWHDLVTWVVFATFFAEEHGITQANVDSFAGTENPEIARFVGTTGNMGELLGVRPDWGVQVVKAVGNYGEVFDRNLAPLGLPRGANKPWTEGGLLYAMPFR is encoded by the coding sequence TTGCGGAAGACCTTGCTCCTTCTCTCGACGCTGGCACTGGCACTGGTGATCACGGCGTGGAGCGCCTCGCCTGCCGCCGCACAGGGAGGCATCCTGCAGAAGGTGAAGGACCGGGGCAGGCTCGTCTGCGGCGTGAACGGCGGGCTTCCCGGCTTCAGCAACCTGGAGTCCGACGGGAGCTGGACGGGCTTCGATGCCGACTACTGTCGCGCCATCGCGGCCGCCGTGCTGGGCGACCGGGCCGCGGTGGAGTTCGTCCCCCTGACCGCGGCCGAGCGGTTCGTTGCCCTCCAGACCGGCGAGGTCGACGTCCTCATCCGGAATACCACCTGGACCCTCATCCGGGACACCCAGGTGGGCGTCGACTTCGCCCCCACCACCTTTTACGACGGCCAGGGCTTCATGGTGCGGAAGAGCGAAGGCGTCACCGACCTCGACCAGCTCGCAGGCGCCAGCATCTGCGTCACGTCCGGCACCACCACCGAGCTGAACCTGGCCGACACCATGAGGGCCCGGGGCATCGACTTCACCCCCGTGGTCTTCGAGGAGATCGACACCGTCTACAACGCCTACGAGCAGGGCCGCTGCGACGCGGTCACCAGCGACAAGTCCCAGCTCGCGGCGCGGCGTTCGGTCTTCGCCAACCCCGACGATCACGTGATCCTGGAGGCGACCATCTCCAAGGAGCCGTTGGGGCCGGTGACCGTCCACGGCGACAACGCCTGGCACGACCTGGTCACCTGGGTGGTCTTCGCCACCTTCTTCGCCGAGGAGCACGGTATCACCCAGGCCAACGTGGATAGCTTCGCCGGCACCGAGAACCCCGAGATCGCCCGCTTCGTGGGGACGACGGGCAATATGGGCGAGCTCCTGGGGGTCCGGCCGGACTGGGGGGTACAGGTCGTGAAGGCCGTGGGCAACTACGGGGAGGTCTTCGACCGGAACCTGGCCCCCCTGGGCCTGCCGAGGGGCGCCAACAAACCGTGGACCGAGGGCGGCCTCCTCTACGCCATGCCCTTCCGTTGA
- a CDS encoding amino acid ABC transporter permease: MERELRGSGAALASRSRAAPGPWWRNERALRVLFQVLFLAAVALAAGALYANMLRGLDRLGLTLNVGFLDQEAGFGISEGIAYAPSDTYGRAFVLGAVNTLRVSGLGIAMATVLGLVAGVARLSGNWLVRQLSGLYVEVFRNTPVLLQLLFWYAAVMLSMPPVRRSLHLGDLIFITQRGVYLARAHATGSSLSWLALVGGAALMGTAVGGLTRMLREEPRGPWRYLPWMGALLGAAAGWALARWLLAAPPLVLEVPRLQGFNFRGGIHGSPEFTALLLGLVVYTGAFIAEVVRAGVLAVGKGQREAAEALGLSRFQVMRVVILPQALRVIIPPLTSQYLNLAKNSSLAIAIGFPDLFNVGNTMLNQTGQSIPVFGLIMASYLAMSLFTSLLMNLYNRRVKLVER; encoded by the coding sequence GTGGAGCGTGAACTGAGAGGCTCGGGAGCGGCCCTCGCGTCCAGGAGCAGGGCCGCCCCGGGCCCATGGTGGCGGAACGAGCGGGCTCTTCGAGTCCTCTTCCAGGTTCTCTTCCTCGCCGCGGTGGCGCTGGCAGCGGGCGCACTCTACGCGAACATGCTGCGAGGGCTGGACCGGCTGGGGCTCACCCTCAATGTGGGCTTCCTGGACCAGGAGGCCGGCTTCGGGATCTCGGAGGGCATCGCCTACGCCCCCAGCGACACCTACGGCCGGGCCTTCGTGTTGGGGGCGGTCAACACGCTCCGGGTGAGCGGGCTGGGCATCGCCATGGCCACGGTCCTGGGCCTCGTGGCCGGTGTGGCCCGCCTCTCGGGCAACTGGCTGGTGCGCCAGCTCAGTGGCCTGTACGTGGAGGTTTTTCGGAACACGCCGGTGCTCCTCCAGCTCCTCTTCTGGTACGCGGCGGTGATGCTCAGCATGCCACCCGTTCGCCGGAGCCTCCACCTCGGCGACCTCATCTTCATCACCCAGCGGGGCGTCTACCTGGCCCGGGCGCACGCCACCGGGTCCTCGCTCTCGTGGCTCGCTCTCGTGGGCGGCGCAGCCCTCATGGGAACGGCGGTGGGAGGGCTCACGCGCATGCTGCGGGAGGAGCCCAGGGGGCCCTGGCGGTACCTGCCCTGGATGGGGGCCCTCCTCGGCGCCGCCGCAGGATGGGCCCTGGCCCGCTGGCTCCTGGCGGCACCCCCGCTGGTCCTGGAGGTGCCCCGGCTCCAGGGCTTCAACTTCCGGGGCGGCATCCACGGATCGCCCGAGTTCACGGCCCTGCTGCTGGGGCTGGTGGTCTACACGGGAGCGTTCATCGCGGAAGTGGTCCGGGCCGGCGTCCTGGCCGTGGGAAAGGGCCAGCGGGAGGCCGCGGAGGCCTTGGGGCTCTCCCGCTTCCAGGTGATGCGCGTGGTGATCCTCCCCCAGGCGCTGCGGGTGATCATCCCGCCCCTGACCAGCCAGTACCTGAACCTGGCCAAGAACTCGAGCCTGGCCATCGCCATCGGCTTCCCGGACCTCTTCAACGTGGGGAACACCATGCTGAACCAGACGGGGCAGTCGATCCCCGTCTTCGGGCTCATCATGGCCAGCTACCTGGCCATGAGCCTCTTCACCTCGCTCCTGATGAACCTCTACAACCGCCGGGTGAAGCTGGTGGAACGATGA
- a CDS encoding amino acid ABC transporter permease, whose protein sequence is MTAVAWARKSLFDGPFNTALTFLSLGLLTWAVPRLVRWTLGARWEVVAANLRLFAVGTYPADQLWRVGLELAALAALILASLWAWRGNHPLGRRVLVALWVLSVPGTVLVLRGVGDGALPMVRTTQWGGLLLTLVLAAGGIVLSFPFGVLLALGRQSRLPVVSGVCTLFIEVVRGVPLITVLFMAQVMVPVFLPDFRIDKVVRALMGITVFTAAYLAEDIRGGLQSIPRGQYEAAAALGLSGPQAVALVILPQALRAVIPAIVGQFISLFKDTSLVAVIGLQDLLGIARSVIANPRWLGLQPEVYVFAAGVYALFCSVLSRASQRLERRLGVGER, encoded by the coding sequence ATGACGGCTGTGGCCTGGGCAAGGAAGAGCCTCTTCGACGGCCCATTCAACACGGCGCTCACCTTCCTCTCCTTGGGGCTCCTGACGTGGGCGGTGCCCCGGCTGGTTCGCTGGACGCTGGGTGCCCGCTGGGAGGTGGTCGCGGCCAACCTGCGGCTCTTCGCGGTGGGGACCTACCCGGCGGACCAGCTCTGGCGGGTGGGCCTCGAACTCGCCGCCCTCGCGGCCCTGATCCTCGCGAGCCTCTGGGCCTGGCGTGGCAACCATCCACTCGGCCGCCGGGTGCTGGTGGCGCTCTGGGTCCTGTCGGTGCCCGGGACGGTCCTCGTGCTCAGGGGCGTGGGCGACGGGGCGCTTCCCATGGTTCGCACCACCCAGTGGGGTGGCCTGCTCCTCACGCTGGTACTGGCAGCCGGAGGCATCGTTCTCTCCTTCCCCTTCGGCGTGCTCCTGGCCCTGGGTCGCCAGAGCCGCCTGCCGGTGGTGAGTGGGGTCTGCACCCTGTTCATCGAGGTGGTGCGGGGTGTGCCGCTCATCACCGTCCTCTTCATGGCCCAGGTGATGGTCCCCGTCTTCCTGCCCGACTTCCGCATCGACAAGGTGGTGCGGGCGTTGATGGGCATCACCGTCTTCACCGCCGCGTACCTGGCCGAGGACATCCGGGGCGGGCTGCAGAGCATCCCGAGGGGCCAGTACGAGGCGGCCGCGGCGCTGGGGCTTTCGGGGCCGCAGGCCGTGGCGCTGGTGATCCTGCCCCAGGCGCTGCGAGCGGTCATTCCGGCCATCGTGGGGCAGTTCATCAGCCTCTTCAAGGACACGTCGCTGGTGGCCGTCATCGGGCTGCAGGACCTGCTGGGCATCGCCCGGAGCGTCATCGCCAACCCCCGCTGGCTGGGGTTGCAGCCCGAGGTGTACGTCTTCGCTGCCGGAGTGTACGCGCTCTTCTGCTCCGTGCTGTCGCGTGCGAGCCAGCGATTGGAACGAAGGCTGGGGGTGGGGGAACGATGA
- a CDS encoding amino acid ABC transporter ATP-binding protein, with the protein MNPSTAAQAAGARAGKTEEPIILCQDVHKWFGSFHVLKGVSTTVARGEKVVICGPSGSGKSTFIRTLNRLEEHQRGRIVVDGIELTGDLKNVEAIRRDVGMVFQEFNLFPHLTVLQNVTLGPAWVKRQRREEAEVLGRELLERVGIPEQAHKYPGQLSGGQQQRVAIARALAMQPRIMLFDEPTSALDPEMIKEVLDVMRELAHTGMTMLVVTHEMGFAREVADRILFFDQGEIVEENEPEAFFEGPRHERTKLFLSQILHH; encoded by the coding sequence ATGAATCCATCGACCGCGGCCCAGGCGGCGGGCGCCCGCGCCGGGAAGACCGAGGAGCCCATCATTCTCTGCCAGGACGTGCACAAGTGGTTCGGGAGCTTCCACGTGCTGAAGGGCGTGAGCACCACCGTGGCCCGGGGCGAGAAGGTGGTGATCTGCGGGCCGTCAGGCTCGGGGAAGTCCACCTTCATCCGCACCCTCAACCGGCTGGAGGAGCACCAGCGGGGGCGCATCGTGGTGGATGGCATCGAGCTCACCGGTGACCTGAAGAACGTGGAGGCCATCCGGCGCGACGTGGGCATGGTCTTCCAGGAGTTCAACCTGTTCCCCCACCTGACGGTGCTGCAGAACGTCACCCTGGGCCCGGCGTGGGTGAAGAGACAGCGGCGGGAGGAGGCCGAAGTGCTGGGCCGGGAGCTCCTGGAGCGAGTAGGTATCCCCGAGCAGGCCCACAAGTACCCCGGCCAGCTCTCGGGCGGCCAGCAGCAGCGGGTGGCCATCGCCCGGGCGCTGGCCATGCAGCCGCGCATCATGCTCTTCGACGAGCCCACCAGCGCCCTGGACCCCGAGATGATCAAGGAAGTGCTCGACGTCATGCGCGAGCTCGCACACACGGGCATGACCATGCTGGTGGTCACCCACGAGATGGGCTTCGCCCGGGAGGTGGCCGACCGCATCCTCTTCTTCGACCAGGGCGAGATCGTGGAGGAAAACGAGCCCGAGGCCTTCTTCGAAGGCCCTCGGCACGAGCGGACGAAGCTCTTCCTCTCACAAATCCTGCACCACTAG
- a CDS encoding M23 family metallopeptidase, giving the protein MKQRPCSLPPVPPLAGLSLIVVLFLAAALAPGSRAASDWDALPDRLTVEQGGLFALPLPTAADGLEVQAFGRPIPVHPVGEKSVMLVPASYHVPAGTYKLTIRSPEADHIILVEVKARAFPVQALVVPPSTEQLVRPEDPAALERKELEARKVAASRQRSAERPLWDGPFVWPVRGRITSDFGLIRTVNGEPNGRHSGLDIAAPEGTPVVAANGGVVVLAENHMTTGNTVIIDHGWRLSTSYLHLSEILVKEGQRVAKGEVVGRVGATGFATGPHLHWAANLDGVFVDPRALIDGALDF; this is encoded by the coding sequence ATGAAGCAACGCCCTTGCTCCCTTCCTCCGGTACCGCCGCTGGCCGGGCTCAGTCTGATCGTCGTCCTCTTCCTGGCCGCGGCCCTCGCGCCCGGCTCCCGGGCCGCCTCCGATTGGGATGCGCTGCCCGATCGGCTCACGGTCGAGCAAGGCGGGCTTTTCGCGCTTCCGTTGCCCACCGCCGCGGACGGCCTCGAGGTCCAGGCCTTCGGACGGCCGATCCCCGTACACCCGGTGGGCGAGAAGAGCGTGATGCTGGTCCCGGCCTCGTACCACGTCCCGGCCGGGACGTACAAGCTCACCATCCGGAGCCCCGAGGCGGACCACATCATCCTGGTGGAGGTAAAGGCCCGCGCCTTCCCTGTGCAGGCGCTGGTCGTGCCCCCGAGCACCGAGCAGCTCGTGCGCCCGGAGGATCCGGCCGCCCTGGAGCGGAAGGAGCTGGAGGCCCGAAAGGTCGCAGCCTCAAGGCAACGCTCCGCCGAGAGACCCCTCTGGGACGGCCCCTTCGTTTGGCCCGTGCGGGGGCGGATCACCAGCGATTTCGGCCTCATCCGCACAGTGAACGGCGAGCCCAACGGACGCCACTCGGGGCTCGACATCGCCGCGCCCGAGGGAACCCCGGTGGTGGCGGCCAACGGGGGCGTGGTGGTTCTGGCAGAGAACCACATGACCACCGGCAACACCGTGATCATCGACCACGGCTGGCGGCTCTCCACCTCGTACCTGCACCTCAGCGAGATCCTGGTGAAGGAGGGCCAGCGGGTGGCCAAGGGCGAGGTCGTCGGAAGGGTGGGTGCCACGGGCTTTGCCACGGGCCCGCACCTCCACTGGGCGGCCAACCTGGACGGCGTCTTCGTTGATCCCCGGGCTCTCATCGACGGCGCCCTGGACTTCTGA
- the nth gene encoding endonuclease III, whose protein sequence is MDDVAASPAPSTTRRRLARSEKTRDRVPPPVALPPDRDARRDRAGDPVPPAPRHPGHEARRRKVQRARAILEALEKHRPSVRVPLRHHDPVQLLVATILSAQCTDATVNRVTPRLFAEFPDAASLAAADRSRLEELIHATGFFRQKARAVQETCRELVARFGGQVPRTLDELTRLPGVGRKTANVILSSAALEGWPGWDVAAGGLGIVVDTHVQRLARRLALTLEKEPEKVERDLTGVIPAHEWASFPLRLIYFGREICTSRNPACARCPLFDLCPAGPHGGSMPWLAGRDGKVAHR, encoded by the coding sequence ATGGACGACGTTGCGGCCTCTCCGGCCCCCTCCACGACGCGCCGACGGCTCGCCCGCTCGGAGAAGACGCGCGACCGCGTGCCGCCGCCGGTCGCCCTGCCGCCCGACAGGGACGCGCGAAGGGACCGGGCAGGTGATCCCGTCCCGCCCGCACCCCGCCACCCGGGGCACGAGGCGCGGCGCCGCAAGGTGCAGCGCGCCCGGGCCATCCTGGAGGCGCTCGAGAAGCACCGCCCATCGGTGCGGGTGCCGCTCCGCCACCACGATCCCGTCCAGCTCCTGGTGGCCACCATCCTCTCCGCCCAGTGCACCGACGCCACCGTGAACCGCGTCACGCCGCGGCTCTTCGCCGAGTTCCCCGACGCCGCCTCCCTGGCTGCCGCGGACCGCTCCCGCCTGGAGGAGCTCATCCATGCCACCGGGTTCTTCCGCCAGAAGGCGAGGGCGGTGCAGGAGACCTGCCGCGAGCTGGTGGCCCGCTTCGGGGGCCAGGTTCCCCGGACCTTGGACGAGCTCACCCGCCTGCCCGGCGTGGGCCGCAAGACCGCCAACGTCATCCTTTCCTCGGCGGCCCTGGAGGGATGGCCCGGATGGGACGTGGCCGCCGGAGGTCTGGGCATCGTGGTGGACACCCACGTGCAGCGCTTGGCGCGCCGGCTGGCGCTCACCCTGGAGAAGGAGCCCGAGAAGGTCGAACGAGATCTGACGGGGGTGATTCCCGCGCACGAGTGGGCGAGCTTTCCGCTACGGCTCATCTACTTCGGCCGGGAGATCTGCACCAGCCGCAACCCGGCGTGCGCACGCTGCCCCCTCTTCGACCTCTGCCCGGCGGGGCCCCATGGCGGGTCGATGCCCTGGCTCGCCGGGCGCGACGGGAAGGTGGCACACCGATGA